One window from the genome of Microcoleus sp. FACHB-68 encodes:
- a CDS encoding ATP-binding sensor histidine kinase, translating to MTPLAQQLPKISGYTLVEQLYLGSRTAVYRGVQKLKQCPVVIKTLRHDYPSFSELVQFRNQYAITKNIDIPGIVQPISLEPYANGYALVMEDIGGISLRDYIHACPLTVEQFWPIALQIVDVLHRLYQQRIIHKDIKPANILIQPETGQIKVIDFSIASLLPRETQEIQNLNVLEGTLAYISPEQTGRMNRGIDYRSDFYSLGITFFELLTGQLPFPADEPMEMVHAHLAKQPLSICDLNPDLPIILGEIIRKLMAKNAEDRYQSALGLKHDLMRCQEAYQVAGKHAWFNLGERDISDRFLIPEKLYGREQEVQTLLEAFGRVANGASELMLVAGFSGIGKTAVVNEVHKPIVRWHGYFIKGKFDQFNRNLPFSAFVQAFRDLMGQLLSSDDTQLQAWKAKILAAVGDNGQVLIEVIPELEQVLGQQPPVPELSGSAAQNRFNLLFQKFITVFTTPEHPLVIFLDDLQWSDSASLNLLKLLLTERDRGYLFIIGAYRDNEVFPTHPLMLMLDEVKKAQTLIHTLTLEPLSQADVNQLTADTLSCSIELAQRLTELVYQKTKGNPFFLTQFLKALHEDGYISFDYQAGHWQCDLATVKLLALTDDVVEFMALQLQKLPVATQTVLKLAACVGAQFDLATLAIVNEQSPEETAIDLWKALQEGVILPITEVYKFYQPAELKVAEVNSSATFNCSYRFLHDRVQQAAYSLIPDEQKQTTHYQIGQLLLQQVSPAAREERIFEIVNQLNYGTTLVEEQQERDELAQLNLTACNKARAATAYQAAREYAKVGLELLGTDAWHRQYEMTLSLHDLAAEVAFLVGDFEQMDQWIKSVIDHAKTPLEQVQVYQVTIQALVARNQFLEAIAIGQSVFRMLGVNLPDETTLDDIRKVKQEIDALIEGRSIESFLHLPAMTDPQQLAIMQNAARLTPVCYMTGSKLYFLVVALQVKLSIQFGNSPVSAYCYAGYAFQLRTLWADMSKVPQFGQLAYQLASEPDAKNIRAATALLMGGYVGHWTIHLQETLPILLEGYQAGLETGNLEFMGYDAQLYCFNAYWYGQPLAELEPQIRAYYQQLCDLHQVTAANCVLAYWQAAQILLGQSEDEIPLRQDTYEEKVLAEAKVDFYRLSFFYLYRFTLNYWLEDFAKAEHDAAQTRHYLAGGMGSIVEPIFYFYDSLNVLATPGESMSESEPRWQRMQENQAKLKDWADYGPMNYLHKYHLVEAQKHQLLNCKIEALEFYDLAIQGAKENGYIQEEALANELAAKFYLEWGKEKIAQTYMQEAYYGYARWGAEAKINDLEKRYPQLLKPILQQQELNLNPLETITSVHRNSASLSTHSSTTATSISEALDFASILKAAQAISSSIKLDELIASLTRILVETSGAKKAVLILPEKDTWQVRAITSIHLDANSSPYIQNILESQPVDICQDIPKKIIYYVKNTQQKIFIENLQTDIPGLMGEYMLTYQPQSVFCLPILNQNNLVGILYLENQLTRGVFTKERLKVINLLASQVAISLENARLYQEAQQALQDLQQAQLQIVQSEKMSALGNLVAGVAHEINNPVGFIAGNLDPAQDYIQDLFRLIDLYQKKLPNPDTELEDEIEAIDLEYLQEDLPKLIDSMKLGVERIRDISISLRTFSRADKDYKVPFNIHEGIDSTILILKHRLKANDDRPEIKVVKEYGNLSAVECFPGQLNQVFMNLLANAIDALEESNQGCSFKEIQASPNCITIRTEMKDNEWVMINISDNGIGMTEEVMQRIFDHLFTTKAVGQGTGLGLAIARQIVVEKHGGRLEVQSKLGQGTEFSIFLPVRG from the coding sequence ATGACTCCTCTAGCACAGCAACTACCAAAAATTTCTGGCTATACCTTGGTCGAGCAACTGTATCTAGGTTCCAGGACGGCTGTCTATCGAGGAGTGCAAAAGTTGAAGCAATGTCCGGTGGTGATTAAGACACTGCGGCACGACTATCCCAGCTTCAGCGAGTTGGTTCAGTTTCGCAATCAGTATGCGATCACTAAAAATATCGACATCCCAGGCATTGTCCAACCGATTAGTCTAGAACCCTATGCCAATGGCTATGCCTTGGTGATGGAAGACATCGGTGGCATCTCACTACGTGATTACATTCATGCTTGCCCTCTGACTGTCGAACAATTTTGGCCAATTGCCCTGCAAATTGTGGATGTCCTCCACCGGCTCTATCAGCAACGAATTATTCACAAAGACATTAAACCCGCCAATATTCTGATTCAGCCAGAAACTGGGCAGATTAAGGTCATTGACTTTAGCATTGCCTCCCTCCTGCCCCGCGAAACCCAAGAGATTCAAAATCTCAACGTTTTAGAAGGCACCCTAGCCTACATCTCACCGGAACAAACTGGACGGATGAACCGGGGGATTGACTATCGCAGCGATTTCTATTCCTTGGGAATTACCTTTTTTGAACTGCTCACAGGACAGTTACCATTCCCAGCTGACGAGCCAATGGAAATGGTTCATGCCCATCTCGCTAAGCAACCACTTTCTATCTGCGATCTCAACCCTGATTTGCCCATCATACTCGGTGAAATCATTCGCAAACTGATGGCCAAGAATGCCGAAGATCGCTATCAAAGTGCCCTCGGTCTCAAGCATGATTTGATGAGATGCCAGGAAGCGTATCAGGTTGCCGGCAAACACGCCTGGTTTAACTTAGGTGAACGGGATATCAGTGATCGCTTTTTGATTCCCGAAAAACTATACGGACGAGAACAAGAAGTTCAAACCTTGCTTGAGGCTTTTGGACGCGTTGCTAACGGAGCCTCCGAACTGATGCTGGTGGCAGGTTTTTCCGGCATTGGCAAAACCGCCGTCGTCAATGAAGTGCATAAGCCGATTGTGCGGTGGCATGGCTATTTCATCAAAGGCAAGTTTGACCAATTTAACCGCAATCTTCCGTTTAGCGCCTTTGTCCAAGCTTTCCGCGACCTGATGGGACAACTGCTCAGCAGTGATGACACGCAGTTGCAAGCGTGGAAAGCGAAGATCCTGGCAGCAGTGGGTGACAATGGCCAGGTGCTGATCGAGGTGATTCCTGAACTCGAACAGGTACTCGGCCAGCAACCGCCGGTGCCGGAACTCTCCGGCAGCGCTGCTCAGAACCGTTTCAATCTGCTGTTCCAGAAGTTCATCACGGTGTTCACCACGCCAGAGCATCCACTGGTCATTTTTCTGGATGACTTGCAGTGGTCTGATTCGGCTTCTCTGAATTTGCTGAAGCTACTGCTGACAGAGCGTGATCGCGGTTATCTGTTCATCATCGGAGCCTATCGGGATAACGAAGTGTTCCCGACTCACCCCTTGATGCTGATGCTGGATGAGGTCAAAAAAGCCCAAACCCTGATCCATACCCTCACCCTGGAACCCCTAAGCCAAGCAGATGTGAATCAGTTAACGGCAGATACACTGAGTTGCTCGATTGAACTGGCTCAGCGGCTGACGGAGTTGGTCTATCAAAAAACCAAGGGGAATCCCTTCTTCCTCACCCAATTTCTCAAAGCACTGCACGAGGACGGCTATATTTCGTTTGACTACCAGGCAGGACATTGGCAGTGCGACTTGGCAACGGTGAAGTTACTTGCGCTCACGGATGATGTTGTCGAGTTCATGGCACTTCAGTTGCAAAAATTGCCGGTTGCCACGCAGACTGTTTTGAAACTGGCGGCTTGCGTTGGCGCTCAGTTCGATTTGGCGACCCTGGCAATTGTCAATGAGCAATCACCCGAAGAGACTGCGATTGACCTCTGGAAAGCCTTGCAAGAAGGAGTGATTTTACCCATCACCGAGGTCTATAAGTTTTATCAGCCGGCAGAACTGAAGGTGGCTGAAGTCAACTCTTCAGCAACGTTTAACTGTTCCTATCGCTTTCTCCATGATCGCGTTCAGCAAGCTGCCTATTCCCTCATCCCTGACGAGCAAAAACAAACAACTCACTACCAGATCGGGCAATTACTACTGCAACAAGTTTCCCCAGCCGCCAGAGAAGAGCGCATCTTTGAAATCGTCAATCAGTTGAACTATGGAACCACGCTGGTTGAGGAACAACAGGAACGGGACGAACTCGCCCAACTCAACCTCACGGCTTGCAACAAAGCCAGAGCTGCCACCGCTTATCAAGCTGCCCGTGAATATGCCAAAGTGGGTCTGGAACTACTAGGAACAGACGCTTGGCACCGGCAGTATGAAATGACCCTATCTCTGCACGACCTAGCTGCCGAGGTCGCTTTCTTAGTAGGCGATTTTGAGCAGATGGATCAGTGGATTAAATCGGTGATTGATCATGCGAAAACGCCTTTAGAACAGGTGCAAGTTTATCAAGTCACAATCCAGGCATTGGTCGCCCGCAATCAATTTTTAGAGGCGATCGCGATCGGGCAATCGGTCTTCCGGATGTTGGGTGTGAATCTGCCAGACGAAACAACACTAGACGATATTCGCAAGGTGAAGCAGGAAATCGATGCCTTAATTGAGGGTCGCTCCATTGAGTCATTCCTTCATCTGCCGGCAATGACCGATCCCCAGCAGCTCGCCATTATGCAAAATGCGGCTCGCCTGACACCCGTCTGTTACATGACCGGCTCAAAGCTTTATTTCCTGGTCGTTGCGCTACAAGTCAAGTTGTCCATTCAATTTGGCAATAGTCCGGTTTCAGCCTATTGCTATGCCGGTTATGCCTTCCAACTCAGAACCCTGTGGGCAGACATGAGCAAGGTGCCTCAGTTTGGGCAACTCGCATACCAACTCGCCTCAGAGCCAGATGCCAAAAATATTCGAGCCGCAACAGCCCTGTTAATGGGAGGATATGTGGGACACTGGACGATCCATCTGCAAGAGACGCTGCCCATTCTGCTGGAAGGCTATCAAGCTGGATTAGAAACCGGCAATCTAGAATTTATGGGCTACGACGCGCAGTTGTACTGCTTCAATGCTTATTGGTACGGTCAACCGCTCGCTGAACTCGAACCGCAAATTCGCGCCTATTACCAACAGTTGTGCGACCTCCACCAAGTCACAGCAGCAAACTGTGTGTTGGCGTACTGGCAGGCGGCTCAAATTCTCTTGGGTCAGTCAGAGGACGAAATTCCCTTACGCCAGGATACCTATGAAGAAAAAGTCCTGGCTGAGGCCAAAGTCGATTTTTACCGGCTCTCCTTCTTCTACCTATATCGATTCACTTTGAATTACTGGCTGGAAGACTTTGCTAAAGCCGAACACGATGCCGCTCAAACGCGACACTATTTGGCTGGAGGGATGGGAAGTATCGTTGAACCGATCTTCTATTTCTATGATTCTCTGAATGTGCTGGCCACTCCTGGTGAATCAATGTCGGAGTCAGAGCCGCGATGGCAGCGAATGCAAGAAAATCAAGCCAAGCTAAAAGACTGGGCAGATTATGGCCCTATGAATTACTTGCATAAATATCATTTAGTTGAAGCCCAAAAGCATCAACTCCTTAATTGCAAAATAGAAGCTCTAGAATTTTATGATTTAGCAATTCAAGGAGCCAAGGAAAACGGTTATATCCAAGAGGAAGCCCTCGCCAACGAACTCGCCGCCAAATTCTACTTGGAATGGGGCAAAGAAAAAATTGCCCAAACTTATATGCAGGAAGCCTACTACGGTTATGCTCGCTGGGGCGCAGAAGCGAAAATCAATGACCTAGAAAAACGCTATCCTCAACTCCTCAAACCCATCCTGCAACAGCAAGAACTCAATCTCAATCCCTTAGAAACTATTACCAGTGTCCATCGGAATTCTGCGTCGTTATCGACTCACTCTTCCACCACCGCTACGAGTATCTCCGAGGCTCTTGATTTCGCATCCATCCTCAAAGCTGCCCAAGCTATTTCTAGTAGTATTAAACTGGATGAATTGATTGCTAGCTTAACCAGAATTCTCGTGGAAACCTCTGGAGCCAAAAAAGCGGTACTCATTTTACCCGAAAAAGATACATGGCAAGTTAGGGCAATTACATCGATTCATCTTGACGCCAATTCCTCGCCTTATATCCAAAATATCCTTGAATCACAACCAGTAGATATTTGTCAAGACATCCCCAAAAAAATTATCTATTACGTTAAGAATACTCAACAAAAAATTTTCATCGAGAACTTGCAAACAGACATTCCTGGGTTAATGGGAGAATATATGCTCACCTATCAACCTCAGAGTGTATTTTGTCTACCGATTCTCAATCAAAATAACCTAGTGGGAATACTTTATCTAGAAAATCAACTCACGAGAGGGGTATTTACCAAGGAGCGCTTAAAAGTCATTAATCTGCTGGCTTCTCAAGTTGCAATATCTCTAGAGAATGCAAGACTCTATCAAGAAGCGCAACAAGCTTTACAAGATTTACAGCAGGCACAATTACAAATTGTACAGAGCGAAAAAATGTCAGCTCTGGGGAATTTAGTTGCTGGAGTCGCTCACGAAATTAATAATCCAGTTGGTTTCATTGCCGGCAATCTAGACCCAGCACAAGACTATATTCAAGACTTGTTCAGACTGATCGACTTGTATCAGAAAAAACTACCCAATCCTGACACAGAACTTGAAGATGAAATTGAAGCAATCGATCTAGAATATCTGCAAGAAGACTTACCGAAGTTAATCGACTCGATGAAATTGGGAGTAGAACGAATTCGCGATATCAGCATCAGCTTGCGAACGTTTTCCAGAGCGGATAAAGATTACAAAGTTCCCTTTAATATTCATGAAGGAATTGATAGTACAATTTTGATTCTCAAACACCGATTGAAAGCCAATGATGACCGACCGGAGATCAAAGTGGTCAAAGAGTATGGAAACTTGTCGGCAGTTGAATGCTTCCCTGGACAACTCAATCAGGTGTTTATGAATCTCCTTGCCAATGCGATTGATGCGCTGGAAGAATCGAATCAGGGATGTAGTTTTAAGGAGATTCAAGCGAGTCCCAATTGCATCACGATTCGGACAGAAATGAAAGATAACGAGTGGGTGATGATTAACATTTCTGATAATGGTATTGGCATGACGGAAGAGGTGATGCAGCGCATTTTTGACCATCTGTTTACCACGAAAGCGGTGGGTCAGGGAACAGGATTAGGATTAGCGATCGCGCGTCAGATTGTGGTCGAGAAACATGGTGGCCGGCTGGAAGTCCAGTCGAAATTGGGACAAGGCACTGAGTTTTCCATCTTCCTCCCAGTTCGGGGTTAA
- the crtO gene encoding beta-carotene ketolase CrtO, whose product MQTYDVIIIGAGHNGLVCAAYLLKAGYSVLLLEKRSVPGGAATTEEAMPEEAPGFNFNLCAIDHEFIHLGPVIEELELEKYGLEYLWCDPVVFCPHPDGKYFLGHKSVEKTCAEIGRYNERDAKKYAEYTDFWQRVIGAMIPMFNAPPKSLFDIAGNYDIEKLKKLFSILGGPDKTLDFIRTMLTSPEDIINEWFDSEFLKAPLARLAAELGAPPSQKTIAVGAIMMAMRHNPGMARPRGGTGALVKALLKLVKSLGGEVLTDQHVERILIDDGRAVGVRVANGTEYRAKRGVISNIDAKRVFLQLVDESDVDAADPALRERLERRIVNNNETILKIDLAMDEPLRFEHHEHKDEYLIGSILIADSVRQVEISHSESSVGKIPDSDPSMYVVQPTMLDPSMAPPGKHTVWIEFFAPYQIAGAEGTGLNGTGWTDELKNKVADRVIDKLADYAPNVKKATIARRVESPAELGARLGAYKGNYYHIDMTLDQMIFFRPLPELANYKTPIEGLFLTGAGTHPGGSISGMPGRNTARIFIHTQQPIAQTLSDAANSLKSTAKDLFKKT is encoded by the coding sequence ATGCAAACGTATGATGTCATTATCATAGGGGCCGGTCACAACGGGCTGGTCTGTGCTGCTTATCTCCTCAAAGCTGGGTATAGCGTTCTATTATTAGAAAAACGTTCAGTCCCAGGCGGTGCGGCAACCACCGAGGAAGCCATGCCAGAAGAGGCTCCCGGTTTTAACTTTAACCTCTGCGCCATTGACCATGAATTTATCCATCTAGGGCCGGTCATCGAAGAATTAGAACTAGAAAAGTACGGTTTAGAGTATCTGTGGTGCGATCCAGTCGTTTTTTGCCCCCATCCCGATGGCAAATACTTCTTGGGACATAAATCAGTTGAAAAAACCTGTGCAGAAATAGGCCGGTATAACGAGCGCGACGCTAAAAAATACGCAGAATACACAGATTTCTGGCAGCGTGTCATTGGTGCGATGATTCCCATGTTCAACGCGCCGCCTAAATCACTTTTTGATATCGCCGGCAACTACGACATCGAAAAGCTGAAAAAACTATTTTCCATCCTGGGTGGGCCTGACAAAACGCTGGACTTTATTCGCACCATGCTTACCAGCCCCGAAGACATCATAAATGAATGGTTTGATTCGGAATTTTTAAAAGCACCCTTAGCAAGACTCGCAGCCGAACTCGGTGCGCCTCCCTCCCAAAAAACCATTGCGGTGGGTGCAATCATGATGGCAATGCGTCACAACCCCGGTATGGCTAGACCTCGTGGCGGCACCGGCGCTTTAGTAAAAGCATTGCTTAAGTTAGTTAAAAGCCTAGGCGGAGAAGTTCTCACAGATCAGCACGTTGAGCGAATCTTAATTGATGACGGTCGCGCTGTGGGCGTTCGGGTGGCGAATGGCACCGAATATCGGGCAAAACGCGGCGTTATTTCCAATATTGATGCGAAGCGAGTATTTTTACAATTGGTGGATGAAAGCGATGTGGATGCCGCCGATCCCGCTCTGCGTGAGCGTTTGGAACGTCGGATCGTCAACAACAACGAAACCATCCTCAAAATTGACTTGGCGATGGATGAACCCCTGCGGTTTGAGCATCACGAACACAAAGATGAGTATTTAATCGGTTCAATTCTCATTGCTGACTCGGTTAGACAGGTTGAGATATCGCACAGTGAATCGAGTGTTGGCAAGATTCCAGATTCCGATCCCTCGATGTATGTGGTGCAGCCGACGATGCTTGATCCATCAATGGCACCCCCCGGTAAGCATACGGTTTGGATTGAGTTTTTTGCTCCTTACCAAATTGCCGGCGCGGAGGGAACCGGCCTGAATGGCACCGGCTGGACGGATGAACTGAAGAACAAGGTGGCTGATCGCGTCATCGACAAGCTTGCCGATTATGCGCCAAATGTCAAGAAAGCTACAATCGCTCGCCGGGTGGAAAGTCCAGCGGAATTGGGGGCACGTTTGGGAGCCTATAAAGGCAATTACTACCACATCGACATGACTCTGGATCAGATGATATTCTTCCGCCCCTTGCCAGAGTTGGCAAACTATAAAACGCCGATAGAAGGGCTGTTTCTCACAGGGGCCGGCACTCATCCGGGTGGGTCTATTTCTGGGATGCCGGGACGCAATACCGCCCGCATCTTCATACACACGCAGCAGCCGATCGCTCAGACGCTTAGTGATGCGGCGAATTCTCTTAAGTCAACCGCAAAGGATTTGTTTAAGAAAACATGA
- a CDS encoding saccharopine dehydrogenase NADP-binding domain-containing protein: MTHRVLILGGRGRIGSSVARDLLNHTDARIMITGRNPDTAEQVSDDLGPKVDFVALDLAEHEVVRKAIADSNLVVHCAGPFHYRDANVLKTCIEEGVNYVDVSDSRSFTRKALDCTEAAKAAGVTAIINTGIFPGVSNSMVRQGIEQLDEAERIHLTYVVGSSGGAGMTVMRTTFLGLQSPFDVWVDGQWQQVKPYTQRETIQFPAPYGKTGVYWFDMPEAFTLPESFPGVKTVITKFGTAPDLYNHMTWIVANLWPSSWLRNNAVIEFLSHVSYRMTNVTDRIIGTGVAVRSEVSGRKNGEPATYCTSVVHDNAAVATGIGTGTIAEFILSGKLNKPGVWPVEQALPTDLFEHCLETRGLKIHQETLQH, translated from the coding sequence ATGACACATCGTGTTTTAATTCTTGGCGGACGAGGGCGCATTGGCAGCAGTGTGGCGAGAGATTTACTGAACCATACGGATGCGCGAATTATGATTACTGGGCGTAACCCAGATACAGCGGAGCAAGTCAGTGATGATTTGGGTCCTAAAGTAGATTTTGTGGCTTTGGATTTGGCGGAACACGAGGTGGTGAGAAAGGCGATCGCCGATTCTAATTTGGTTGTCCACTGTGCCGGCCCTTTTCACTATCGAGATGCAAATGTTCTCAAAACTTGCATTGAGGAGGGTGTGAATTATGTGGATGTGAGTGACAGCCGCAGTTTTACCCGTAAGGCGCTAGATTGCACTGAGGCGGCGAAGGCGGCTGGGGTGACGGCGATTATTAACACCGGCATCTTTCCTGGGGTTTCTAATAGCATGGTGCGCCAGGGCATTGAGCAGTTAGATGAGGCAGAACGCATCCATTTAACCTATGTGGTGGGGAGTTCTGGCGGTGCCGGCATGACGGTGATGCGAACGACGTTTTTAGGTCTGCAAAGTCCTTTTGATGTTTGGGTCGATGGTCAGTGGCAACAGGTAAAGCCGTACACCCAACGCGAAACGATTCAGTTTCCCGCCCCTTATGGCAAAACCGGCGTTTACTGGTTTGATATGCCGGAAGCTTTCACGCTGCCTGAATCCTTCCCTGGCGTGAAAACGGTGATTACCAAGTTTGGCACCGCCCCGGATCTTTACAATCACATGACTTGGATCGTCGCAAACTTGTGGCCATCGAGTTGGTTGCGGAATAATGCAGTGATTGAGTTTCTGTCTCACGTCAGTTATCGCATGACGAATGTGACGGATCGGATTATCGGGACTGGGGTGGCGGTTCGATCTGAGGTATCGGGACGCAAGAACGGAGAACCGGCAACTTATTGCACGAGTGTGGTGCATGACAACGCCGCAGTTGCCACCGGCATTGGCACCGGCACCATTGCTGAGTTCATTTTGTCTGGCAAGCTGAATAAGCCTGGAGTGTGGCCGGTTGAACAAGCACTACCAACTGATTTATTTGAACACTGCTTAGAAACTCGCGGCCTGAAGATTCATCAAGAAACGTTGCAGCACTAA
- a CDS encoding cation:proton antiporter: MDTYFVSLFVIGFLLLLVTLGSGWISRLPLSYALIYLLVGIGLGEYGVQLINLRPDAKFLERITEFVVIVSVFSCGLKMKRPLKLWAWNITARLIGFLMPISIFAIAAAGHWILGFGWGPAILLGAILAPTDPVLASEVQMAHMEDKDELRFGLTSEGGLNDALAFPFVYFGLHALKDNNWDNWLKQWVAIDLIWAIAAGIVMGIVVSKAVVWVDKQLQKYRPVDNLMEDFIALSTILLTYTLTEFVNGYGFLAVFVAGVVFQKTYHDPEKSLSQLEFTERIEKLMEVATILLLGSLLRFQPMITYAGDSLIIGVLVLLVIRPLGAWLSTLGGYWQPKTRWLFGWFGIRGVGSLYYLAYAFSHGLKDQTGERLAWITYTTIVISVIIHGISSTPLMNWYHDKVEPTQPSIVESSK, translated from the coding sequence GTGGATACTTACTTTGTCAGCCTGTTTGTCATTGGCTTTCTTTTGCTTCTCGTCACCCTCGGTTCTGGCTGGATTTCACGGTTACCGTTATCCTACGCCCTGATTTATTTGCTTGTTGGGATCGGTTTAGGTGAATACGGAGTTCAGCTAATTAACTTACGACCCGACGCCAAATTTCTAGAACGAATCACGGAATTTGTTGTTATTGTTTCTGTATTTAGCTGCGGCCTCAAAATGAAGCGACCCCTGAAATTGTGGGCGTGGAATATAACGGCGCGGCTGATTGGATTTTTAATGCCAATTTCCATCTTTGCCATTGCTGCTGCCGGCCATTGGATTTTAGGTTTTGGTTGGGGTCCTGCTATTCTCCTAGGAGCCATTCTCGCACCGACTGACCCAGTTTTGGCTTCCGAAGTTCAGATGGCCCACATGGAAGATAAAGACGAATTGCGCTTTGGCTTGACTTCAGAAGGTGGTTTAAATGATGCGCTGGCTTTTCCGTTTGTCTATTTTGGGCTTCACGCATTAAAAGATAACAATTGGGATAACTGGCTTAAACAGTGGGTTGCCATCGATTTAATTTGGGCAATTGCCGCCGGCATCGTCATGGGAATTGTGGTATCAAAAGCAGTTGTTTGGGTTGACAAGCAACTTCAAAAATACCGCCCCGTTGATAATTTGATGGAAGATTTCATTGCCCTCAGCACAATTTTACTCACCTATACCCTCACAGAATTTGTCAATGGTTATGGATTTCTCGCTGTTTTTGTGGCCGGTGTAGTCTTTCAGAAAACTTACCACGATCCGGAAAAATCGCTTTCTCAGCTAGAATTCACAGAGCGAATTGAAAAACTCATGGAAGTCGCTACCATTCTGCTCTTAGGTTCGCTCCTGCGATTTCAACCGATGATAACTTATGCCGGCGACAGCCTAATCATCGGCGTATTGGTGCTTTTAGTAATTCGACCGCTCGGAGCGTGGCTGAGTACACTAGGCGGGTATTGGCAACCAAAAACCCGCTGGCTCTTTGGCTGGTTTGGCATTCGCGGTGTTGGGTCTTTATATTATCTAGCCTATGCATTTAGCCACGGGTTAAAAGATCAAACAGGTGAGCGACTTGCTTGGATTACTTATACAACAATTGTAATTTCTGTCATTATCCACGGAATTAGTTCAACGCCTTTAATGAACTGGTATCACGACAAGGTTGAACCAACCCAGCCTTCCATCGTAGAAAGCAGTAAATAG
- a CDS encoding NAD(P)/FAD-dependent oxidoreductase: MRLEEVENQSPHQVVIVGGGFGGLYAAQELRRASVEVTLIDKRNFHLFQPLLYQVATGSLSPADISSPLRAILSGSKNTKVLMAEVLDINPDEQKVVLRNQEIPYDTLIVATGVSHHYFGKDEWATMAPGLKTVEDAIEMRRRIFLAFEAAEKETDPEKRRAWLTFVVVGGGPTGVELAGALSELAYSTLKNDFSKIDTTEARILLLEGMDRVLPPYPPELSEKAQKSLEHLGVTVRTRTLVTNIEDHVVTLRCGDETEQIQAQTILWAAGVKASGMGQIISQRTGAELDRVGRVMVESDLSVKGHPNIFVIGDLANFSHQEDGKPLPGVAPVAMQEGQYLAKLIRAKLAGKSLQPFRYSDYGSLAVIGRNKAVVNLGFVKFSGFPAWLAWVFVHIYYLIEFDNKLIVMIQWGWNFFTRKRGARLITNQDEKIEVEGEVENFERMPVTNKSPVEV, from the coding sequence ATGAGGTTAGAAGAAGTCGAAAATCAGTCTCCTCACCAGGTCGTAATTGTTGGTGGCGGATTCGGCGGACTTTATGCAGCGCAGGAACTTAGACGCGCCTCTGTAGAAGTCACGCTCATTGATAAACGTAATTTTCACCTATTTCAGCCCCTCCTTTATCAAGTAGCCACCGGCAGCCTGTCTCCCGCCGATATTTCCTCCCCCCTCCGCGCCATATTAAGTGGGAGTAAAAACACAAAAGTTTTGATGGCAGAAGTGCTTGATATCAACCCGGATGAGCAAAAAGTTGTACTGCGTAATCAAGAAATTCCCTACGACACATTAATTGTTGCCACCGGCGTCAGCCATCACTACTTCGGAAAAGATGAATGGGCAACAATGGCACCCGGCTTAAAAACTGTAGAAGACGCTATAGAAATGCGGCGTCGCATCTTCCTGGCTTTTGAAGCTGCAGAGAAAGAAACCGATCCAGAAAAACGCCGGGCTTGGTTAACATTTGTCGTCGTTGGAGGTGGCCCTACCGGCGTCGAATTAGCGGGTGCTTTATCAGAACTTGCTTACAGCACACTCAAGAACGATTTTTCTAAAATTGACACCACAGAAGCTCGAATTTTATTGCTAGAAGGCATGGATCGAGTGCTGCCCCCTTACCCCCCAGAGTTATCAGAAAAAGCGCAAAAATCGCTGGAACACTTGGGCGTCACCGTGCGGACTCGCACGCTGGTAACCAATATTGAAGACCATGTTGTTACCCTGCGCTGCGGTGACGAAACCGAACAAATTCAGGCGCAAACAATTTTGTGGGCTGCCGGCGTCAAAGCATCAGGAATGGGACAAATCATTTCCCAACGCACCGGCGCAGAACTGGATCGGGTTGGGCGAGTGATGGTGGAATCGGACTTAAGCGTAAAAGGGCATCCCAATATTTTTGTCATTGGCGACTTGGCGAATTTTTCCCACCAAGAGGACGGCAAACCGCTTCCAGGCGTTGCACCCGTCGCCATGCAAGAAGGGCAGTATCTCGCTAAACTTATTAGAGCCAAACTTGCCGGGAAATCTCTGCAACCTTTTCGCTATTCTGACTATGGCAGCTTAGCCGTGATCGGTCGCAATAAAGCGGTTGTGAATTTAGGTTTCGTGAAGTTTTCTGGGTTCCCAGCTTGGTTGGCTTGGGTGTTCGTTCACATTTACTACCTGATTGAATTTGATAACAAACTGATCGTCATGATTCAGTGGGGCTGGAACTTTTTCACGCGCAAACGCGGTGCACGTTTAATTACCAATCAAGATGAGAAGATTGAAGTAGAAGGAGAGGTAGAAAATTTTGAGCGGATGCCGGTGACTAACAAATCTCCTGTTGAGGTTTAA